In Oceanivirga salmonicida, the following proteins share a genomic window:
- a CDS encoding AAA family ATPase, whose product MLLQFYFSNYKSFENEAILDMRASGSNELSFHIRKIANEKVLPVSSIYGANASGKSNVFEAFSFMENYVLNSLDFSNDRKKDKYFLKTKPFKFSDSKNEVSEFEVNYIAKNGNKERYYSYGFKIDNKGILEEYLLSNTKTGVKRNNEYSCIFNRKRGERIELISSLEKFRSNIEVSIKDETLLVSLGSALNIIEFQNVQKWFLKIRNINFSNSMHGFLFENILSDKIDESDEVRKNIVKFINSFDDSIINIEVEKIPTEDKDKYRVFTVHKLDNGKTAKISLVEESSGTQKMFALYQFLHDVLETGGVFFADELDIKLHPLLMRNIILTFTDKEKNPNNAQLIFTTHSPIYMSMDLLRRDEIWFTEKTKGRSKLYSLDDIVNEKGEKVRKDSNYEKNYILGNYGAVPYLKNLLGSE is encoded by the coding sequence ATGTTATTACAATTTTATTTTTCAAATTATAAATCTTTTGAAAATGAAGCAATATTAGATATGAGAGCAAGTGGGAGTAATGAACTATCGTTTCATATAAGAAAAATTGCTAATGAAAAAGTGCTTCCAGTGTCTTCTATTTATGGTGCAAATGCAAGTGGAAAATCAAATGTATTTGAAGCATTTAGTTTTATGGAAAATTATGTTTTAAATTCTCTTGATTTTTCAAATGATAGAAAAAAAGATAAATATTTTTTGAAAACTAAACCTTTTAAATTTAGTGATTCTAAAAATGAAGTAAGTGAGTTTGAAGTTAATTATATAGCAAAAAATGGAAATAAGGAGAGATATTATTCATATGGATTCAAAATAGATAATAAAGGTATATTGGAGGAATATCTTTTATCAAATACAAAAACAGGAGTAAAAAGGAATAATGAGTATTCTTGTATATTTAATAGAAAAAGAGGAGAGAGAATTGAATTAATATCTTCATTAGAAAAATTTAGATCTAACATAGAAGTTTCTATAAAAGATGAAACACTTTTAGTATCATTAGGAAGTGCTTTGAATATAATAGAATTTCAAAATGTACAAAAATGGTTTTTAAAAATAAGAAATATTAATTTTAGTAATTCTATGCATGGTTTTTTATTTGAAAATATTTTGTCAGATAAAATAGATGAAAGTGATGAAGTTAGAAAAAATATAGTTAAATTTATTAATTCATTTGATGACTCTATTATTAATATTGAAGTTGAAAAAATACCAACAGAGGATAAAGATAAATATAGAGTTTTTACAGTTCATAAATTAGATAATGGGAAAACTGCAAAAATTTCTTTAGTAGAAGAATCATCAGGTACACAGAAAATGTTCGCATTATATCAATTTCTTCATGATGTTTTGGAGACAGGAGGAGTATTTTTTGCAGATGAATTAGATATAAAATTACATCCACTTCTTATGAGAAATATAATACTTACATTTACTGATAAAGAAAAAAATCCTAATAATGCCCAGTTAATTTTCACTACACATAGTCCTATTTATATGAGTATGGATTTGTTACGTAGAGATGAAATATGGTTTACAGAAAAAACTAAAGGACGTTCAAAACTATATTCATTAGATGATATTGTAAATGAAAAAGGTGAAAAAGTTCGTAAAGATTCTAATTATGAAAAAAATTATATTCTTGGAAATTATGGTGCAGTACCATATTTGAAAAATTTATTAGGAAGTGAATAG